In Nitrospirota bacterium, one genomic interval encodes:
- the ccsA gene encoding cytochrome c biogenesis protein CcsA, whose protein sequence is MDSSFFFGFSTVAYIVAMMTYITYIAFKNQNVGRAATSVTIAGFISQSIALISRWAEFYDLNARLGQKEGLFEDILRSAPLTNLYESLIFFVWCLILGYLIVEFKYKNRSFGAFVTPVAGLALAFINLSGMSKEISPLVPALKSNWLLVHVLMSFISYACFALSFVTALMFLSVNTERQEKKTAFWAILVIFALLFGITTQSPETVLLWIISFGFVLAVDIKLNIDITRRIFLKKDSGSIFKSILTTIGLSLVSISAIFIFIQLVKFQLIKAEEAAMMKQLGTQIEAGAFKGTAMGVVGLMFFVCLVLIKYLILDKGYYLFWTLTSGLFIAILSAMGLDFLKFKVMGSAISKGESSVLKATFLSHSPAISVVSYAMAVALLYAVWRYGEVLKKIISGFNISSETLDEITYKSITIGFPIFTLGGLIFGAIWADQAWGVYWSWDPKETWSLITWLVYTFFLHARLLRGWRGHKISVVAVLGFAIVIFTYLGVNMLLSGLHAYGAIE, encoded by the coding sequence ATGGATAGCTCGTTTTTCTTTGGATTTTCAACTGTGGCTTATATCGTTGCAATGATGACCTATATAACTTATATAGCCTTCAAAAACCAGAATGTAGGCCGTGCCGCCACTTCAGTCACCATAGCAGGCTTCATCTCCCAGAGCATAGCCCTGATTTCACGCTGGGCAGAGTTCTATGACCTTAATGCAAGGCTTGGGCAGAAAGAGGGCTTGTTCGAGGACATTCTGAGGTCCGCACCTCTTACCAATCTTTATGAGTCCCTCATATTTTTTGTATGGTGCCTGATTCTTGGGTATCTTATAGTGGAGTTTAAATACAAAAACCGCTCATTTGGAGCATTCGTAACGCCTGTTGCAGGGCTTGCCTTAGCATTTATCAACCTATCAGGAATGTCAAAGGAGATAAGCCCTCTCGTGCCAGCTCTTAAGTCTAACTGGCTTTTAGTTCATGTGCTCATGAGCTTTATATCTTATGCCTGCTTTGCCCTTTCATTCGTAACAGCTCTTATGTTTCTTTCGGTCAACACAGAAAGGCAGGAGAAAAAGACTGCTTTCTGGGCTATACTTGTCATTTTTGCCCTTCTCTTTGGCATAACTACACAAAGCCCCGAGACAGTGCTTCTCTGGATAATTAGTTTCGGTTTTGTCTTGGCAGTGGACATAAAATTGAATATAGATATTACAAGAAGGATATTTCTAAAGAAAGACAGTGGCAGTATATTTAAGAGTATATTAACCACCATTGGACTGTCATTAGTCAGCATATCAGCTATATTCATATTTATCCAGCTCGTTAAGTTTCAGCTCATAAAGGCTGAGGAAGCCGCTATGATGAAACAGCTTGGCACTCAGATAGAGGCAGGTGCATTCAAAGGCACTGCAATGGGAGTTGTTGGCTTGATGTTTTTTGTGTGCCTTGTTCTCATTAAGTATTTAATCCTCGATAAGGGATATTACCTTTTCTGGACATTGACCTCAGGGCTCTTCATAGCCATACTTTCGGCAATGGGACTGGATTTCCTTAAATTCAAGGTAATGGGTTCGGCTATCTCTAAGGGTGAAAGCAGTGTGCTCAAGGCAACATTCCTCAGCCATTCTCCAGCCATTTCGGTGGTTAGCTATGCAATGGCAGTTGCACTCTTATATGCAGTCTGGAGATACGGAGAGGTCTTAAAAAAAATAATCTCAGGCTTCAATATTTCATCCGAGACTTTAGATGAGATTACATATAAAAGCATAACCATTGGGTTTCCTATATTTACCTTAGGTGGGCTCATCTTTGGTGCTATATGGGCTGACCAGGCATGGGGAGTTTACTGGAGCTGGGATCCAAAAGAGACATGGTCGCTTATAACATGGCTCGTTTATACATTTTTCCTCCATGCAAGACTTTTGAGGGGCTGGAGGGGACATAAGATATCCGTTGTGGCAGTCTTAGGGTTTGCAATAGTAATATTCACTTACCTTGGAGTAAATATGCTTCTTAGCGGGCTTCATGCATATGGAGCAATAGAATAA
- a CDS encoding cytochrome c biogenesis protein ResB, which yields MEKKSKTVLDRIWDFLASVKLAVVLFALIALTSIVGTIIEQQAPFEKNILVIEKLFGKFLAPTLYRVFETLGFMDMYHSWWFVALLGLFSANILICSLDRFPRIWKTVREPQRPLEEEHFKSAQIRRALTIKGNLEKAKDKVVKAFKSAGFNFSESKEAHGYQIYTEKGKFSRLGVYITHLSVLLIFIGAVIGVYFGFKGGLNLPEGTDSAVAYVRTSLSEIEIKERNTILTAMEASNGSISQASQKLRVSEEHLRTRMKRVGIMPLDFAVRCEDFDVEFYGNSDMPKEFKSLLTIIDGGKEVVKKWITVNDPLKYKGVSFYQSSYGAMDNLLNMQFKFKVTSAAGLSETLSLHQADKFSIPNTNIEVEVMDFSPALSMDATGRAFTYAEMMQNPAALLKIKDGKDTYMQWSFKRRPDTWLIKGGHAIELIDIWGAQYTGLQVRQDPGVWMVYLGCIIMSIGLYVAFFMSHRKLWLRLTQEKGNTKADIAASVNKNRPSLERRIDKIESVLREGGK from the coding sequence GTGGAAAAAAAGTCAAAAACGGTTTTAGACCGCATATGGGATTTTCTTGCATCCGTTAAACTGGCAGTTGTCCTGTTTGCTCTCATTGCACTGACATCCATTGTTGGAACAATTATCGAGCAGCAGGCACCTTTTGAGAAAAACATACTGGTCATAGAGAAGCTCTTTGGCAAATTCCTTGCACCGACCCTTTATAGGGTTTTTGAGACTCTCGGCTTTATGGACATGTATCACTCATGGTGGTTTGTAGCACTGCTTGGGCTTTTCTCGGCAAATATCCTCATATGTTCTCTCGATAGGTTTCCAAGAATCTGGAAGACTGTTAGAGAGCCTCAGAGACCGCTTGAGGAGGAACATTTCAAAAGCGCACAAATAAGACGGGCTCTTACAATCAAGGGTAATCTTGAAAAGGCTAAGGATAAGGTAGTGAAGGCTTTTAAGTCAGCCGGATTTAATTTCTCAGAGTCAAAAGAGGCTCATGGCTATCAGATTTATACAGAGAAAGGTAAGTTCAGCAGGCTTGGAGTCTATATAACCCACTTAAGCGTACTCCTGATATTTATTGGTGCAGTTATCGGAGTATACTTTGGCTTTAAGGGCGGACTGAACCTTCCTGAGGGCACTGACAGTGCGGTTGCCTATGTAAGGACTTCTCTTAGTGAAATAGAGATAAAGGAGAGAAACACCATACTTACCGCAATGGAGGCATCCAATGGAAGCATATCCCAGGCTTCACAAAAACTAAGAGTTTCAGAGGAACATCTAAGGACGAGGATGAAGAGGGTTGGCATAATGCCCCTCGATTTTGCCGTAAGATGTGAGGACTTCGATGTGGAGTTTTATGGCAACTCGGATATGCCCAAGGAGTTTAAAAGCCTTCTCACCATCATCGATGGAGGGAAGGAAGTAGTAAAGAAATGGATAACCGTAAATGACCCGCTTAAATACAAAGGTGTCAGTTTCTATCAGTCAAGTTATGGTGCAATGGATAACCTACTTAATATGCAATTTAAGTTCAAGGTTACATCAGCCGCAGGCTTATCAGAGACCCTTAGTCTACATCAAGCAGATAAGTTTTCCATTCCTAACACTAACATAGAGGTAGAGGTTATGGACTTTAGCCCTGCCCTCAGTATGGATGCAACTGGAAGGGCATTTACATATGCGGAGATGATGCAAAACCCAGCGGCTCTTTTAAAAATCAAAGATGGCAAAGATACATATATGCAGTGGTCCTTTAAAAGGCGTCCAGATACATGGCTCATTAAAGGAGGTCATGCAATCGAGCTTATTGACATCTGGGGTGCTCAGTATACAGGGCTACAGGTCAGGCAAGACCCTGGTGTCTGGATGGTTTACTTAGGCTGTATTATAATGAGCATAGGCCTTTATGTAGCTTTCTTTATGAGTCATAGAAAGCTCTGGCTAAGGCTCACTCAGGAAAAAGGCAATACAAAGGCTGATATTGCCGCATCTGTCAATAAAAATCGTCCATCACTCGAAAGAAGGATTGATAAAATAGAGTCTGTTTTGCGGGAAGGGGGTAAATAA